One part of the Mauremys mutica isolate MM-2020 ecotype Southern chromosome 21, ASM2049712v1, whole genome shotgun sequence genome encodes these proteins:
- the LOC123354475 gene encoding actin-related protein T2-like has translation MFNPQTLDIPAVIFDNGSGLCKAGLSGEIGPKHIIPTVIGCPKTNLSLSGAAQKDCHVGEAAQHKQDVLSLKYPIEHGTVTSCDDMEKIWKHIYEHELGLKAFERPVLMTEMSLNPVENRKKLTQLMFERFKVPAFYLSVQAILSLYASARITGLVIDSGFGVTQTVPVYEGYHLPHAVSRLDVAGREITELLAKLLVESGQHFESLAKKKSIIEDIKEKLCYVASDPHKELAKRPEEVLKEYKLPDGTLVSIGSPLFQAPEILFAPGSTGDDAPGLLRMIAHSVSKCDVNIHNTLYGNMVMSGGSSLFHGLDERIFKGLEHQVPKGVPIKIIAPSDRWFSAWVGASVITSLTSFKPMWITAADYKDFGPNIVQRRCF, from the coding sequence ATGTTTAATCCCCAAACTTTAGATATTCCAGCTGTGATTTTTGACAATGGATCAGGGCTATGTAAAGCTGGCCTGTCAGGAGAAATTGGTCCAAAACACATCATTCCTACAGTTATTGGCTGCCCCAAAACAAATCTGTCGTTGTCAGGGGCAGCTCAGAAGGACTGCCATGTGGGAGAAGCAGCCCAGCACAAACAGGATGTGTTGTCTTTGAAGTATCCCATTGAACATGGTACAGTTACATCTTGCGATGACATGGAGAAGATCTGGAAGCATATCTATGAGCATGAACTGGGACTGAAAGCCTTTGAGAGGCCTGTGCTAATGACTGAGATGTCTTTGAACCCAGTGGAGAATCGAAAAAAACTGACTCAGCTGATGTTTGAGCGGTTTAAGGTGCCTGCTTTCTACCTCTCTGTCCAAGCCATATTGTCCCTCTATGCCTCAGCACGCATCACAGGACTGGTCATAGACAGTGGATTTGGTGTTACCCAGACGGTACCAGTCTACGAAGGGTACCACTTACCCCATGCTGTCTCCAGGCTGGATGTTGCAGGCAGAGAGATCACAGAACTCCTCGCGAAGCTCCTGGTGGAAAGTGGGCAACACTTTGAGAGCCTGGCGAAGAAGAAGAGTATCATAGAGGACATCAAGGAGAAGTTGTGCTACGTGGCTTCAGATCCACACAAAGAATTAGCCAAGAGGCCAGAGGAGGTCCTGAAAGAATATAAACTGCCCGATGGGACTCTAGTCAGTATTGGCAGCCCACTCTTTCAAGCACCAGAGATCCTCTTTGCGCCAGGTAGCACTGGTGACGATGCACCAGGCCTTCTTAGGATGATCGCTCACAGTGTTTCAAAGTGTGACGTCAATATTCACAACACTCTCTATGGGAACATGGTGATGTCGGGTGGTTCGTCCCTCTTTCATGGGCTGGATGAGAGGATTTTTAAGGGACTAGAACACCAGGTCCCCAAAGGGGTTCCTATAAAGATCATAGCACCCTCAGACAGGTGGTTTTCTGCATGGGTCGGGGCTTCTGTAATTACTTCCTTGACCAGCTTCAAGCCAATGTGGATCACTGCAGCTGATTACAAGGATTTTGGACCAAACATTGTCCAAAGAAGATGTTTTTAA